Proteins encoded in a region of the Neodiprion virginianus isolate iyNeoVirg1 chromosome 2, iyNeoVirg1.1, whole genome shotgun sequence genome:
- the LOC124297044 gene encoding WD repeat, SAM and U-box domain-containing protein 1-like isoform X1: protein MTAFATDVQVLQTLKVHTSDVNSVDFAGDCILVTASGDKRVRVWEWQKGLGYVEASYSPLMGHKYGVTSVKVSPQSTMLASASIDGTTHLWNLRSGARIHTMVQAGGEAVRACRFSPDSTLLVTAGDSGQVCVWDLVHRNLIRSFQQHEGAVQSVCFSPDSCWLVTSCTFGVLKLFSSAELSDTCTSDNQVISALSSVDDAHDLGVVSCDFSAYQEVRDNEPFKKLYHLVTCGNDHTVKLWEVVVVQNKCEMHPSIASINLCRTMEKHSSALMCVRFNSNGSYIVSSGLDKTSVIWETRTGKILAVLEGHKRYVACCAFSRDGNLLATGSNDKSVIVWHLNGNLSLDSDLVRRCSPKKHYTYAGEIVLGEHEVVKQAECTDNKVSLIQKIDDHGGAVNTVAFHGNTLMASGSGDKSVRIWEAVEIDDETYSGEVKFEEKSFGPLEGHKYSVNHVEFSPCGTMLASCSLDGTTIVWDAETGGRAKANFVNSGPGIRVCRWSPNGKMIATAGDDEKTTLWNVDTMEEMQIFEGHSDAITAIAFTPDSNYLVTACSEGTWRLFDDINTHTKCPLIFCEQGHDLGVQDSDFSPVLEPVASAVPLTDPRGVNRHSYLLATCGNDSLVKLWHITIYLDVVPVSREEELYTSISTSNAAGQTYKLWKSMAGHGGNVMSVRFSPINGEILGSVATDRTARLWSVYSGVCLHVLENHDSLVTTCAFAQDSSLFVTGALDKTVLVWKLPQQLVSQSSLADRLRQAKKRVADWKFEEVARWFREIELPQLAEKIQGTSLSGRHLLTMPEQTLVDGLQIQDDETMEIFGKQLYWLRREDSYTWNIPEEIEIPHEFLCPITHEVMREPVQCSDGFTYERAAINEWLLSGKYSSPMTNAPLRDTKFVTNVFLRNKICSVLFGDHKEE from the exons ATGACAGCTTTCGCAACAGATGTCCAAGTCCTACAAACTCTCAAAGTTCATACAAGTGATGTAAACAGTGTTGACTTTGCAGGCGATTGCATACTAGTCACAGCTTCTGg AGACAAACGAGTTCGAGTATGGGAATGGCAAAAGGGTTTAGGGTATGTGGAGGCTTCCTATTCGCCTTTGATGGGTCATAAATACGGAGTAACTTCCGTTAAAGTCAGTCCTCAGTCTACAATGCTGGCTTCAGCCAGCATAGATGGAACGACGCACCTCTGGAATTTGAGg TCGGGGGCCAGGATACACACGATGGTTCAAGCTGGCGGCGAAGCTGTTAGAGCCTGCAGATTCTCACCTGACTCAACTCTGCTCGTTACCGCTGGCGACAGTGGCCAAGTCTGTGTTTGGGATTTGGTGCATCGAAATTTGATTCG CTCGTTCCAGCAACATGAAGGAGCTGTTCAAAGCGTGTGTTTCTCGCCTGATTCCTGTTGGCTCGTGACGTCCTGCACATTTGGTGTTCTGAAGTTATTTTCTTCGGCCGAATTGAGCGATACTTGTACCTCGGACAATCAAGTTATATCCGCCCTTAGTTCCGTAGACGATGCGCATGATTTAGGAGTCGTTTCTTGCGATTTTTCAGCTTATCAAGAGGTGAGGG ATAACGAACCGTTCAAAAAGTTGTATCATTTGGTAACATGTGGAAATGATCATACGGTTAAGTTATGGGAGGTGGTTGTGGTGCAAAATAAATGCGAGATGCATCCGTCGATCGCGTCGATAAATTTGTGTAGAACTATGGAAAAGCATAGCAGTGCTTTAATGTGCGTTCGGTTCAATTCGAATGGTTCTTATATAGTCAGCAGTGGGTTGGATAAGACGTCGGTTATTTGGGAAACA AGGACTGGAAAAATACTCGCGGTTCTTGAAGGCCACAAAAGATACGTTGCTTGCTGTGCCTTTTCCAGGGATGGTAATTTGCTCGCTACGG GGTCCAACGACAAGTCCGTTATCGTTTGGCATTTAAATGGGAATTTGAGCCTTGACTCTGATCTTGTGAGACGTTGTAGCCCCAAAAAGCATTATACTTATGCCGGTGAG ATCGTTTTGGGAGAGCACGAAGTCGTGAAACAAGCCGAGTGCACTGACAACAAAGTTAGCCTGATACAAAAAATCGATGATCATGGCGGGGCAGTTAATACCGTTGCCTTTCATGGGAACACCCTGATGGCGTCTGGGTCAGG GGACAAATCTGTTCGCATCTGGGAAGCTGTCGAAATTGATGACGAAACTTACAGCGGCGAGGTGAAGTTTGAGGAGAAAAGCTTCGGCCCGTTAGAAGGTCACAAGTACAGCGTAAATCACGTGGAGTTTAGCCCATGTGGCACTATGCTCGCTTCCTGCTCCTTGGACGGTACAACAATCGTGTGGGATGCAGAG ACGGGGGGTAGAGCAAAGgcgaattttgtaaattctggACCGGGGATTCGCGTTTGCCGATGGTCTCCAAATGGAAAAATGATTGCTACAGCAGGAGATGACGAAAAAACGACATTATGGAATGTGGATACCATGGAAGAAATGCA GATTTTTGAAGGGCACTCAGACGCGATCACCGCCATTGCCTTTACCCCAGACTCAAACTACTTGGTGACTGCATGTAGTGAAGGAACATGGAGGCTATTTGACGATATAAATACGCACACGAAATGTCCGTTAATTTTTTGCGAACAGGGACATGATCTAGGGGTACAAGATTCTGACTTTAGTCCTGTTTTAGAACCTGTAGCATCTGCAG TGCCGCTGACGGATCCACGCGGCGTCAATCGTCATTCCTACTTGTTGGCAACTTGTGGTAATGATTCTTTGGTTAAATTATGGCATATTACGATATACCTCGATGTTGTACCTGTATCCCGCGAAGAAGAGTTATATACTTCCATAAGTACAAGCAACGCTGCGGGACAAACATACAAGCTGTGGAAGTCGATGGCGGGACATGGTGGTAACGTTATGAGCGTGAGATTTTCACCTATCAATGGGGAAATTCTAGGCAGCGTTGCTACCGACCGAACCGCCCGATTGTGGAGTGTG TATTCAGGAGTCTGTCTGCACGTACTAGAAAATCACGACAGCCTTGTGACCACATGTGCCTTTGCTCAAGATTCGTCGCTGTTTGTTACAG GAGCCTTAGATAAGACTGTACTAGTATGGAAATTACCTCAACAATTGGTGTCGCAAAGTAGTCTCGCAGATAGACTTAGGCAAGCGAAGAAAAGA GTGGCTGACTGGAAATTCGAAGAAGTAGCAAGATGGTTCAGGGAAATCGAATTGCCCCAGTTGgccgaaaaaattcaaggcaCGTCTCTGAGTGGACGTCACCTATTAACGATGCCTGAACAGACTTTGGTTGATGGCTTACAAATTCAGGATGATGAG aCTATGGAAATCTTTGGCAAACAATTATACTGGTTGAGACGGGAGGACAGCTATACGTGGAACATTCCCGAGGAAATTGAGATACCGCACGAGTTCTTATGCCCAATTACACACGAAGTTATGCGAGAACCGGTACAATGTTCAG ATGGTTTCACTTACGAGCGAGCTGCAATCAACGAGTGGTTGTTAAGTGGGAAATATTCAAGCCCCATGACAAATGCGCCGCTACGCGATACAAAGTTTGTTACAAATGTTTTCTTGAGGAATAAAATATGCTCTGTTTTGTTCGGTGACCACAAAGAAGAGTGA
- the LOC124297044 gene encoding uncharacterized WD repeat-containing protein alr3466-like isoform X2, producing the protein MTAFATDVQVLQTLKVHTSDVNSVDFAGDCILVTASGDKRVRVWEWQKGLGYVEASYSPLMGHKYGVTSVKVSPQSTMLASASIDGTTHLWNLRSGARIHTMVQAGGEAVRACRFSPDSTLLVTAGDSGQVCVWDLVHRNLIRSFQQHEGAVQSVCFSPDSCWLVTSCTFGVLKLFSSAELSDTCTSDNQVISALSSVDDAHDLGVVSCDFSAYQEVRDNEPFKKLYHLVTCGNDHTVKLWEVVVVQNKCEMHPSIASINLCRTMEKHSSALMCVRFNSNGSYIVSSGLDKTSVIWETRTGKILAVLEGHKRYVACCAFSRDGNLLATGSNDKSVIVWHLNGNLSLDSDLVRRCSPKKHYTYAGEIVLGEHEVVKQAECTDNKVSLIQKIDDHGGAVNTVAFHGNTLMASGSGDKSVRIWEAVEIDDETYSGEVKFEEKSFGPLEGHKYSVNHVEFSPCGTMLASCSLDGTTIVWDAETGGRAKANFVNSGPGIRVCRWSPNGKMIATAGDDEKTTLWNVDTMEEMQIFEGHSDAITAIAFTPDSNYLVTACSEGTWRLFDDINTHTKCPLIFCEQGHDLGVQDSDFSPVLEPVASAVPLTDPRGVNRHSYLLATCGNDSLVKLWHITIYLDVVPVSREEELYTSISTSNAAGQTYKLWKSMAGHGGNVMSVRFSPINGEILGSVATDRTARLWSVYSGVCLHVLENHDSLVTTCAFAQDSSLFVTGALDKTVLVWKLPQQLVSQSSLADRLRQAKKRVADWKFEEVARWFREIELPQLAEKIQGTSLSGRHLLTMPEQTLVDGLQIQDDETMEIFGKQLYWLRREDSYTWNIPEEIEIPHEFLCPITHEVMREPVQCSDGFTYERAAINEWLLSGKYSSPMTNAPLRDTNSPVMQLDTCENCLRNHG; encoded by the exons ATGACAGCTTTCGCAACAGATGTCCAAGTCCTACAAACTCTCAAAGTTCATACAAGTGATGTAAACAGTGTTGACTTTGCAGGCGATTGCATACTAGTCACAGCTTCTGg AGACAAACGAGTTCGAGTATGGGAATGGCAAAAGGGTTTAGGGTATGTGGAGGCTTCCTATTCGCCTTTGATGGGTCATAAATACGGAGTAACTTCCGTTAAAGTCAGTCCTCAGTCTACAATGCTGGCTTCAGCCAGCATAGATGGAACGACGCACCTCTGGAATTTGAGg TCGGGGGCCAGGATACACACGATGGTTCAAGCTGGCGGCGAAGCTGTTAGAGCCTGCAGATTCTCACCTGACTCAACTCTGCTCGTTACCGCTGGCGACAGTGGCCAAGTCTGTGTTTGGGATTTGGTGCATCGAAATTTGATTCG CTCGTTCCAGCAACATGAAGGAGCTGTTCAAAGCGTGTGTTTCTCGCCTGATTCCTGTTGGCTCGTGACGTCCTGCACATTTGGTGTTCTGAAGTTATTTTCTTCGGCCGAATTGAGCGATACTTGTACCTCGGACAATCAAGTTATATCCGCCCTTAGTTCCGTAGACGATGCGCATGATTTAGGAGTCGTTTCTTGCGATTTTTCAGCTTATCAAGAGGTGAGGG ATAACGAACCGTTCAAAAAGTTGTATCATTTGGTAACATGTGGAAATGATCATACGGTTAAGTTATGGGAGGTGGTTGTGGTGCAAAATAAATGCGAGATGCATCCGTCGATCGCGTCGATAAATTTGTGTAGAACTATGGAAAAGCATAGCAGTGCTTTAATGTGCGTTCGGTTCAATTCGAATGGTTCTTATATAGTCAGCAGTGGGTTGGATAAGACGTCGGTTATTTGGGAAACA AGGACTGGAAAAATACTCGCGGTTCTTGAAGGCCACAAAAGATACGTTGCTTGCTGTGCCTTTTCCAGGGATGGTAATTTGCTCGCTACGG GGTCCAACGACAAGTCCGTTATCGTTTGGCATTTAAATGGGAATTTGAGCCTTGACTCTGATCTTGTGAGACGTTGTAGCCCCAAAAAGCATTATACTTATGCCGGTGAG ATCGTTTTGGGAGAGCACGAAGTCGTGAAACAAGCCGAGTGCACTGACAACAAAGTTAGCCTGATACAAAAAATCGATGATCATGGCGGGGCAGTTAATACCGTTGCCTTTCATGGGAACACCCTGATGGCGTCTGGGTCAGG GGACAAATCTGTTCGCATCTGGGAAGCTGTCGAAATTGATGACGAAACTTACAGCGGCGAGGTGAAGTTTGAGGAGAAAAGCTTCGGCCCGTTAGAAGGTCACAAGTACAGCGTAAATCACGTGGAGTTTAGCCCATGTGGCACTATGCTCGCTTCCTGCTCCTTGGACGGTACAACAATCGTGTGGGATGCAGAG ACGGGGGGTAGAGCAAAGgcgaattttgtaaattctggACCGGGGATTCGCGTTTGCCGATGGTCTCCAAATGGAAAAATGATTGCTACAGCAGGAGATGACGAAAAAACGACATTATGGAATGTGGATACCATGGAAGAAATGCA GATTTTTGAAGGGCACTCAGACGCGATCACCGCCATTGCCTTTACCCCAGACTCAAACTACTTGGTGACTGCATGTAGTGAAGGAACATGGAGGCTATTTGACGATATAAATACGCACACGAAATGTCCGTTAATTTTTTGCGAACAGGGACATGATCTAGGGGTACAAGATTCTGACTTTAGTCCTGTTTTAGAACCTGTAGCATCTGCAG TGCCGCTGACGGATCCACGCGGCGTCAATCGTCATTCCTACTTGTTGGCAACTTGTGGTAATGATTCTTTGGTTAAATTATGGCATATTACGATATACCTCGATGTTGTACCTGTATCCCGCGAAGAAGAGTTATATACTTCCATAAGTACAAGCAACGCTGCGGGACAAACATACAAGCTGTGGAAGTCGATGGCGGGACATGGTGGTAACGTTATGAGCGTGAGATTTTCACCTATCAATGGGGAAATTCTAGGCAGCGTTGCTACCGACCGAACCGCCCGATTGTGGAGTGTG TATTCAGGAGTCTGTCTGCACGTACTAGAAAATCACGACAGCCTTGTGACCACATGTGCCTTTGCTCAAGATTCGTCGCTGTTTGTTACAG GAGCCTTAGATAAGACTGTACTAGTATGGAAATTACCTCAACAATTGGTGTCGCAAAGTAGTCTCGCAGATAGACTTAGGCAAGCGAAGAAAAGA GTGGCTGACTGGAAATTCGAAGAAGTAGCAAGATGGTTCAGGGAAATCGAATTGCCCCAGTTGgccgaaaaaattcaaggcaCGTCTCTGAGTGGACGTCACCTATTAACGATGCCTGAACAGACTTTGGTTGATGGCTTACAAATTCAGGATGATGAG aCTATGGAAATCTTTGGCAAACAATTATACTGGTTGAGACGGGAGGACAGCTATACGTGGAACATTCCCGAGGAAATTGAGATACCGCACGAGTTCTTATGCCCAATTACACACGAAGTTATGCGAGAACCGGTACAATGTTCAG ATGGTTTCACTTACGAGCGAGCTGCAATCAACGAGTGGTTGTTAAGTGGGAAATATTCAAGCCCCATGACAAATGCGCCGCTACGCGATACAAA CTCTCCGGTTATGCAACTTGATACATGCGAAAATTGCTTGAGAAATCACGGATAG